The following are encoded in a window of uncultured Methanobrevibacter sp. genomic DNA:
- a CDS encoding metal-dependent hydrolase, with the protein MKLKWLGHSAFELISDNGLDIIVDPFIQANPSCPLKVDEVHPDVVCITHGHADHFGDVVEIARNNPNLVVVTNYEISIYLQRKGVNAIGINCGAEITIEDVKIRMLDAKHSSSLDFDINIPYAGKPGSFLFTFENDFKVFHAGDTGLFSDMKFVIGEVYKPDIAILPIGNIFTMNPTEASIAVSWINPKFVIPMHYNSFPSIRQDPDEFKREVESRAPDCETLIAEVLRTYEF; encoded by the coding sequence ATGAAACTCAAATGGTTAGGCCATTCCGCTTTTGAACTGATTAGTGATAATGGATTGGACATCATTGTTGACCCTTTCATTCAGGCAAATCCCTCATGTCCCCTAAAAGTAGATGAGGTTCATCCGGATGTTGTCTGCATCACACATGGTCATGCAGACCACTTCGGAGACGTTGTGGAAATAGCAAGAAACAATCCAAATTTAGTTGTTGTTACAAACTACGAAATATCGATTTATCTCCAAAGGAAAGGTGTGAATGCCATTGGAATTAATTGCGGAGCAGAAATAACAATTGAGGATGTTAAAATAAGGATGCTTGATGCAAAACACTCTTCAAGTCTAGATTTTGACATCAACATTCCCTATGCCGGAAAACCCGGAAGCTTTCTTTTTACCTTTGAAAATGATTTTAAGGTTTTCCATGCAGGAGACACAGGATTGTTTTCGGACATGAAATTCGTTATTGGAGAAGTATACAAACCGGACATTGCAATTCTTCCAATAGGAAACATTTTCACAATGAATCCCACAGAAGCATCAATAGCCGTCTCATGGATCAATCCGAAATTTGTCATCCCTATGCACTACAATTCATTTCCGTCAATCAGACAGGATCCTGATGAATTTAAAAGAGAAGTTGAAAGTAGAGCACCTGACTGCGAAACACTGATTGCTGAAGTTTTAAGAACATATGAATTTTAA
- a CDS encoding flavodoxin family protein, protein MKVAIRYYTKTGNTKKLAEAIGSAINVEAKTVDEPLTEDVDILFLGSAVYAAGIDSAIKDFIANINVNVGEVVNFSSAALLESTYGQVKKHVEAKGIKMSEDEFHCRGAFKLVHRGRPNEKDLKDAQEFAKRIIN, encoded by the coding sequence ATGAAAGTAGCAATCAGATATTACACAAAAACCGGAAATACAAAGAAACTTGCAGAAGCGATAGGCTCTGCAATCAATGTAGAAGCAAAAACAGTAGATGAACCTTTAACCGAAGATGTAGACATCCTATTTTTAGGAAGTGCTGTTTATGCTGCTGGAATTGACTCCGCAATCAAAGATTTCATAGCAAACATTAATGTAAATGTCGGTGAAGTCGTCAATTTCTCATCAGCGGCATTACTTGAGTCAACCTACGGACAGGTCAAAAAACATGTCGAAGCTAAAGGAATCAAAATGAGTGAAGATGAATTCCACTGCAGAGGAGCATTTAAACTAGTCCACAGAGGAAGACCAAATGAAAAAGATTTAAAAGATGCACAAGAATTTGCAAAAAGAATAATCAATTAA
- a CDS encoding DsbA family protein produces the protein MKITYWSDFACPYCYIGNTRLKRAVEDLDLDVEFDMRAFELDQNAPMDVTSTTVERFGVKYGLSKEDAKKQVSQISELGKAEGIDFKYETTLYTNTRDAHRLMKLAESKNDPELVENLANMLFDAYFTKNLKLADREVLLDIGMKAGLKDEEITEVLDSDMYNSLVESDETIALSSGIHAVPFYLFDSKYSIPGALSYEDFKSVLSQIIAESEVDEEKDADSCVNGVCRI, from the coding sequence ATGAAAATTACATACTGGAGCGACTTTGCTTGCCCTTACTGTTATATAGGAAACACAAGACTGAAAAGAGCGGTTGAAGATTTGGATTTGGATGTTGAATTTGACATGCGTGCTTTTGAGCTTGATCAGAATGCACCTATGGATGTTACATCCACAACCGTTGAGAGATTTGGTGTCAAATATGGTTTAAGTAAGGAGGATGCCAAAAAACAGGTTTCACAAATATCCGAACTTGGAAAGGCAGAGGGAATTGATTTTAAATATGAAACCACTTTATACACAAATACCCGTGATGCCCACAGACTGATGAAACTGGCAGAGAGTAAAAATGACCCTGAACTTGTAGAAAATCTTGCCAATATGCTCTTTGATGCATACTTCACAAAAAATCTAAAATTGGCAGACAGGGAAGTTTTGCTTGATATTGGAATGAAAGCAGGTTTGAAAGATGAGGAAATAACTGAAGTTCTGGACAGTGACATGTACAATTCATTAGTCGAATCAGATGAGACAATTGCTCTTTCAAGCGGGATTCATGCTGTTCCATTTTATCTATTCGATAGTAAATATTCCATCCCAGGAGCACTTTCATATGAAGATTTCAAAAGCGTTTTAAGTCAAATAATTGCTGAAAGTGAAGTGGATGAAGAAAAAGATGCTGACAGTTGTGTTAATGGAGTCTGCAGGATATGA
- a CDS encoding tetratricopeptide repeat protein, with protein sequence MKETKEEDIKVNRRKGDKAVFESNLLQQISDGIDFLKDEGKDVLRELDAKGLNEEALGEFGESTLNHISDVVDEMSQLKSEIIDEDELPESIRKSSRDLKVALNRDEDYVRRAKRRFDRINDGDFVDASRANLRVVELCNKAIDVNRSNKKAYYLKGCALINLEKYGAAIEEFINSLAIEEDIDSYIGIAHANRLNGDYEDAIDVYDKVLEKNEGSFEAFEGKGLAYYALDDFKEAYNSFRKADEVGSLGDESQKLMDECFEKI encoded by the coding sequence ATGAAAGAAACAAAGGAAGAAGATATTAAAGTTAACAGACGTAAAGGTGACAAAGCAGTTTTTGAATCTAATTTACTTCAACAAATTTCTGACGGCATTGATTTTTTAAAAGATGAGGGTAAAGATGTTTTAAGAGAGTTAGATGCAAAAGGATTAAATGAAGAGGCTTTGGGGGAATTCGGTGAATCCACTTTAAATCATATTTCGGATGTGGTTGATGAGATGTCACAGTTAAAATCAGAAATCATTGATGAGGATGAGTTGCCGGAATCAATTAGAAAATCTTCTAGAGACCTTAAAGTTGCTCTCAATAGGGATGAGGACTATGTCAGAAGGGCAAAAAGAAGATTTGACAGAATAAATGATGGTGATTTTGTAGATGCATCAAGAGCAAACTTGAGAGTTGTAGAACTTTGTAACAAGGCTATTGATGTTAACCGATCTAATAAGAAAGCATATTATCTTAAAGGTTGTGCACTAATTAATCTTGAAAAATATGGTGCCGCTATTGAAGAGTTTATCAATTCCCTGGCCATTGAAGAAGATATTGATTCTTATATCGGTATTGCACATGCAAACAGGCTTAACGGAGACTATGAAGATGCAATAGATGTTTATGATAAAGTGCTTGAAAAGAATGAGGGATCATTTGAGGCATTTGAAGGTAAGGGACTGGCATATTATGCATTGGATGATTTTAAGGAAGCCTACAATTCATTTAGAAAAGCAGATGAGGTCGGTTCTCTTGGTGATGAGTCCCAAAAATTGATGGACGAATGCTTTGAAAAGATTTAG
- a CDS encoding ABC transporter ATP-binding protein, with protein sequence MSPRPLRRKPPEKPVDNRKAIKNILSLLNDHKWKLILTILFTVISTAFTIIAPLLIGQATTIIFDGINNIIHNTGTIDISTLFYLLEIVTVLYLVSSVFSYLQSLFLIEVTTKISYDLRERLIEKILHLPMDKVEENKRGDILSRVTNDVDSLQNGITQSFIQLSTAIITLIGVFIMMLTINVWMTLTTIILVPIAFILIHLMTKYSQKYFLKQLTFKGSLNGQIEETFTGHDIIRAFNQEEISLEKFESDNENWFTHEWKSQFYSSLNGPLMNFISNFTYVVVAVLGAVFVLQRAIMVGDILAFFQYTQSFTRPIQQITRIMNQIQTAMAASERIFEFLDYEDEQNPSDRQINTLKEGITFENVSFSYTPNEKIIKNLSFDVKKGEKIAIIGETGAGKTTIVKLLMRFYDITDGSIRIDGIDIDEYDKNSLRSLIGMVLQDSWLFSDTISNNIRYGNLDATDSEIADAAGKVYADKFIHQHSDGYESVLNEDSDNISHGQKQLLTIARTILSKKEVLILDEATSSVDTRTEKLIQKAMDKLMEGKTSFIIAHRLSTIRNADKIIVIENGEIIEQGTHEELLALKGYYYTTLKTQLKEKIA encoded by the coding sequence ATGAGCCCAAGACCTCTTAGAAGAAAGCCTCCTGAAAAGCCTGTAGACAACAGAAAGGCAATCAAAAACATTTTAAGCCTTTTAAATGACCATAAATGGAAACTTATATTGACAATACTATTTACCGTAATATCCACGGCATTTACTATTATAGCACCTCTTCTCATTGGTCAGGCAACAACTATAATATTTGATGGAATAAACAACATTATCCATAACACAGGCACAATTGACATCAGCACATTGTTTTACCTTTTGGAAATCGTTACAGTATTATATCTTGTAAGTTCTGTATTTTCATACCTGCAGAGTTTATTTTTGATTGAAGTGACCACCAAAATCAGTTATGACTTAAGGGAAAGATTAATTGAAAAGATATTACACCTTCCAATGGACAAGGTTGAGGAAAACAAAAGGGGAGATATCCTTTCAAGGGTCACAAACGATGTCGATTCCCTGCAGAATGGTATTACACAGTCATTCATCCAATTGTCAACTGCAATAATTACTTTAATCGGAGTATTCATAATGATGCTGACAATCAATGTCTGGATGACACTTACTACAATTATCCTGGTCCCGATTGCATTCATATTAATCCATTTAATGACAAAGTATTCACAAAAGTACTTCCTCAAACAGCTGACCTTTAAAGGTTCGCTAAACGGTCAAATCGAGGAAACATTCACCGGCCACGACATTATCCGTGCATTCAACCAGGAAGAAATATCCCTGGAGAAATTTGAAAGCGACAATGAAAACTGGTTTACCCATGAATGGAAATCACAGTTTTATTCAAGTCTGAACGGTCCTTTGATGAACTTCATATCCAATTTCACATATGTTGTGGTTGCGGTTTTGGGTGCTGTCTTTGTGCTTCAAAGAGCAATAATGGTCGGAGATATTTTAGCATTTTTCCAATACACCCAAAGCTTTACAAGACCTATACAACAAATAACCCGTATAATGAATCAGATCCAAACCGCCATGGCTGCAAGCGAACGTATCTTTGAATTTTTGGATTATGAAGATGAGCAAAACCCATCCGATAGACAAATCAATACCTTGAAAGAAGGCATCACATTTGAAAATGTCAGCTTTTCATACACACCAAATGAAAAAATAATTAAAAACCTATCATTTGATGTTAAAAAAGGTGAAAAGATAGCAATAATCGGTGAAACCGGAGCCGGTAAGACCACCATCGTAAAATTGCTCATGAGATTTTATGACATAACTGACGGATCAATCAGGATTGACGGCATAGATATAGATGAATATGACAAAAACAGTCTGAGGTCTCTAATAGGCATGGTATTGCAGGATTCATGGCTCTTTTCAGATACAATATCAAATAATATCCGCTACGGAAACCTTGATGCAACCGATTCAGAAATTGCTGATGCTGCCGGCAAGGTATATGCGGACAAATTCATCCACCAGCATTCCGATGGATACGAAAGTGTCCTGAACGAGGATTCGGACAACATATCCCATGGACAAAAGCAACTATTGACTATAGCCCGTACAATACTGTCAAAAAAAGAAGTACTTATTCTGGATGAAGCAACATCAAGTGTTGATACCAGAACAGAAAAATTGATTCAAAAGGCAATGGATAAGCTGATGGAAGGAAAAACAAGTTTCATTATAGCCCACAGGCTTTCAACAATCCGGAATGCAGACAAGATTATTGTAATTGAAAATGGTGAAATAATAGAGCAAGGAACCCACGAGGAATTGCTTGCCCTTAAGGGTTATTACTACACTACTTTGAAAACACAGCTAAAGGAAAAAATTGCCTAA
- a CDS encoding helix-turn-helix domain-containing protein, with translation MVENNICPIGNTLDVFNRKWIFCIMSNIYNGKTHFNEFKQMNPTISNHVLAQTLKYMEEQNLVTKTVIDEVHNKTEYALTEKGLKTNRILYEITAYFFNEIDDTRSEDEISQLLREYREVYGI, from the coding sequence ATGGTTGAGAATAATATTTGTCCTATAGGAAATACTCTTGATGTGTTCAATCGAAAATGGATTTTTTGCATAATGTCCAATATATACAACGGCAAAACCCATTTCAATGAGTTCAAGCAGATGAACCCGACAATAAGCAATCATGTTCTAGCCCAGACATTAAAGTATATGGAAGAGCAGAATCTTGTCACCAAAACAGTCATCGATGAGGTTCACAACAAAACCGAGTATGCACTGACCGAAAAGGGACTTAAGACAAATAGGATACTATACGAAATCACAGCTTATTTTTTCAATGAAATCGACGATACAAGAAGTGAAGATGAAATCAGCCAGCTTTTAAGAGAATATCGTGAAGTATATGGTATTTAG
- a CDS encoding tRNA-dihydrouridine synthase — protein MKTIFDKCKLGDLTLKSRIIRTGLWESEQNDLDAIYERYEKIASSGVGLITSELYSIYPKDKFIEHSYMMDSLNFMTMARKLAEITHSWDVPILGQVEFIKYNRGIDLDIPVNDLTLDDIRQIQSDIIDAAQKLQYADFDGIQLSVGNNFFLSKFINPYYNQRDDNYGGNVFNRMRMVLELIRVMKDNLDLHVSVKVNTFDERKDGFDASESLEACKLLEKVGVDSIQVTRPLSPLYFTKKLSSEDELVDYTSKLIDSVDVPVIVGGGFNNMEHMNQLLNTTNIEFMSMYRPFVCEKDFLKGWMDGSSVQSRCLMCNNCYRTKKSNCYHY, from the coding sequence ATGAAAACTATATTCGATAAATGTAAACTAGGGGATTTAACACTTAAAAGCCGTATAATCAGAACAGGGCTATGGGAATCCGAGCAAAATGACCTAGATGCGATATATGAGCGATATGAAAAAATCGCCTCAAGTGGAGTTGGGCTTATCACTTCAGAATTATATTCAATCTATCCAAAGGACAAGTTCATTGAGCATTCCTATATGATGGACAGTCTGAATTTCATGACCATGGCAAGAAAACTTGCCGAAATAACTCACAGCTGGGACGTTCCAATTCTTGGCCAGGTCGAGTTCATCAAATATAACAGGGGAATAGATTTGGACATTCCGGTCAATGATTTGACTCTTGACGACATTCGCCAAATTCAATCAGACATCATTGATGCCGCCCAAAAGCTGCAGTATGCGGATTTTGACGGAATACAACTGTCTGTTGGAAACAATTTCTTTTTATCCAAATTCATCAATCCATATTATAACCAAAGGGATGACAACTATGGGGGAAATGTCTTTAACCGTATGAGGATGGTGCTGGAACTAATCAGGGTAATGAAGGACAATCTGGATTTGCATGTTTCAGTTAAGGTCAATACATTTGATGAGAGAAAGGACGGTTTTGACGCCAGTGAAAGTCTGGAGGCATGCAAGCTCCTTGAAAAGGTGGGAGTTGACTCAATTCAGGTTACACGACCATTGTCACCGCTTTATTTTACCAAAAAACTCTCATCTGAAGATGAACTTGTTGACTATACCAGCAAACTGATCGATTCGGTTGACGTGCCGGTAATTGTTGGCGGAGGATTCAACAATATGGAACATATGAATCAATTGCTTAACACAACTAATATCGAGTTCATGTCAATGTACAGGCCATTTGTCTGTGAAAAGGACTTCCTGAAAGGTTGGATGGATGGAAGCAGTGTCCAGTCTAGATGTCTGATGTGCAATAATTGCTATAGGACTAAAAAGAGTAACTGTTATCATTATTAA
- a CDS encoding MATE family efflux transporter: MQSSENIDVIRGSPRNAINKLAFPTIFSMLLMFLNNLIDSFWVSGLNADALAALGFTSPLYLVIIGLGTGIGAGANSLISRYVGAQRIEDANNAVMHAIILTVIVSIIVLIVGVFFLEDIVILLGASSVKTYCLSYGQIIFFLNIVFLAPNVTASIFRTEGAVGRATNPLIFTAVLNMIIDPILIYSFNLGIFGAGLATVIASFAGYVWMLYWIFVKKDTYFKFKFEYYRRKLEIYKEILVVSLPAATEEIIFALVAIILNFLIMVTAGVGEVASFTITWRLITIAFIPCMAIGIATITVSGVAYGARNWENFNETIKYSTFISLIITVLICLIFFVFAQPICGAFNFQANDPVLVNRSAEILQLLVFYNVLIAFGATAAYTYQGVGSGFKSLALTIMRELVLSMAFAYVMGILLNMGVFGVYLGAIIGMNIGSIVGFVFIWVFNLKFKKVCGK; the protein is encoded by the coding sequence ATGCAAAGCAGTGAAAATATTGACGTGATTAGAGGTTCTCCAAGAAATGCCATTAACAAATTGGCTTTTCCAACAATATTTTCAATGCTTCTGATGTTTTTAAACAATCTGATTGACAGCTTTTGGGTTTCGGGTTTGAATGCCGATGCACTTGCTGCATTGGGTTTCACTTCACCTTTGTATCTTGTCATCATTGGTCTTGGAACTGGTATCGGTGCAGGTGCCAACTCCCTGATTTCAAGATATGTCGGTGCCCAAAGAATTGAGGATGCAAATAATGCAGTTATGCATGCTATAATTTTAACAGTTATTGTATCTATTATAGTTTTAATTGTAGGAGTATTCTTTTTAGAGGATATAGTTATTTTACTTGGAGCATCAAGTGTCAAGACATATTGCCTAAGTTATGGTCAAATCATATTCTTTTTGAATATTGTATTTCTTGCACCCAATGTTACCGCAAGCATATTCCGTACTGAAGGGGCTGTTGGCAGGGCAACCAATCCGCTGATTTTTACTGCAGTCCTGAACATGATAATCGATCCTATTTTGATATATTCTTTTAATCTGGGCATTTTTGGAGCGGGACTTGCAACCGTAATAGCTTCATTTGCGGGTTATGTCTGGATGCTATACTGGATATTTGTTAAAAAGGATACCTATTTCAAATTCAAGTTCGAGTATTACAGAAGAAAGCTTGAAATATATAAGGAAATCCTCGTTGTGTCACTGCCCGCCGCAACAGAGGAGATTATATTTGCATTGGTGGCTATCATTTTGAATTTCCTGATAATGGTGACTGCAGGTGTCGGTGAGGTCGCATCATTTACCATAACATGGAGATTGATTACAATAGCATTCATACCCTGCATGGCTATTGGAATTGCGACCATAACCGTATCGGGTGTGGCATATGGGGCTCGAAACTGGGAAAACTTCAATGAAACAATCAAGTACTCTACATTCATAAGCCTGATTATCACTGTTTTGATTTGTCTGATATTCTTTGTTTTTGCCCAACCTATCTGTGGTGCCTTCAACTTCCAGGCTAATGACCCTGTTTTAGTCAACCGTTCCGCTGAAATACTGCAGCTTCTGGTTTTCTATAATGTCCTGATTGCATTTGGAGCAACGGCAGCATATACCTATCAGGGGGTCGGTTCAGGTTTCAAGTCATTGGCTTTGACTATAATGAGGGAACTGGTATTAAGTATGGCATTTGCCTATGTGATGGGTATACTATTGAATATGGGTGTTTTTGGAGTGTATCTGGGAGCAATTATTGGAATGAACATCGGTTCAATAGTGGGCTTTGTTTTCATATGGGTTTTTAATCTCAAATTCAAAAAGGTTTGCGGGAAGTAG
- a CDS encoding ABC transporter ATP-binding protein — translation MKNKIHLILFIFIFLLIQVYCDLTLPQYTAYIVNIGIQNTDFQFIIDTGMMMLLMVAISALATVGVSYFSSRVSSGYAKDLRKIIYRKVLKFSNHELNDISRSSLITRTTNDVNQLQNVLGMIFTTLIFAPLLGIGSIIKVFELETDLTWIIIVNFIAVILLLIIVIIRVLPYFKITQEILDRMNRTAREILMGIPVIKAFVRQDYEENKFQKVNKEFYDVNIYVFKNMLVMLPLMTLIMNMMVVLILYFGAYDAISGGLLTGDIIAFIQYSTQIITSFLMIGGFFIMLPRVLVSGRRVSEVLNTEITIKDGEITEISQNPTIEFKNVCYKYPGSEKETLKNINFTLKPGKTTAIIGGTGSGKSTILNLIPRLHDPTSGEILIDGLNIKNFKLQQLRDKISFTPQKAILFQGDVKSNMRIGKADASEDEISKALELAQVDFIENLSEEVTQGGSNFSGGQKQRLSIARAIIDHHEFYLFDDCFSALDMNTERKIKNNLKDLKASSILIVSQRISTIMDADEILVIDNGEIVDRGNHESLIESSDIYREIVNIQVDNMEALS, via the coding sequence ATGAAAAATAAGATTCACTTAATCTTATTTATTTTCATTTTCCTATTAATTCAAGTTTACTGTGATTTAACTTTACCACAATACACCGCGTATATTGTAAATATCGGGATACAAAATACTGATTTTCAGTTTATTATAGATACCGGTATGATGATGCTTTTAATGGTTGCAATCTCTGCTTTGGCCACAGTTGGTGTCAGCTATTTTTCAAGCAGAGTATCATCAGGTTATGCAAAGGACTTGAGGAAAATAATCTACAGAAAGGTTTTAAAATTTTCCAATCATGAACTGAATGACATTTCCAGGTCCTCATTGATTACAAGAACAACCAATGATGTAAATCAGCTCCAGAACGTTTTGGGAATGATTTTTACAACACTGATTTTTGCACCTCTCTTGGGTATCGGCAGCATAATAAAAGTTTTCGAGCTTGAAACCGATTTAACATGGATTATTATTGTCAATTTCATTGCGGTGATATTGCTTTTGATTATAGTTATCATACGTGTACTCCCATACTTTAAAATCACACAGGAAATTCTTGACAGAATGAACCGGACTGCAAGGGAAATCCTGATGGGAATACCAGTTATCAAAGCTTTTGTTCGTCAGGATTATGAGGAAAACAAATTCCAGAAAGTGAACAAGGAATTCTATGACGTGAACATCTATGTATTCAAAAACATGCTGGTTATGCTTCCGTTAATGACACTGATAATGAACATGATGGTCGTTTTAATCCTATACTTTGGTGCATATGATGCCATAAGTGGAGGACTCCTTACCGGAGACATCATTGCATTTATCCAATATTCAACCCAGATTATTACCTCATTTTTGATGATTGGAGGATTTTTCATTATGCTTCCAAGAGTGCTTGTTTCAGGAAGACGTGTGAGTGAAGTTTTAAACACCGAAATTACAATAAAAGACGGTGAAATTACAGAAATTTCACAAAATCCTACAATTGAATTTAAAAACGTCTGCTACAAATATCCCGGAAGTGAAAAGGAAACACTAAAAAATATAAATTTTACATTAAAACCCGGAAAAACCACTGCAATCATTGGCGGAACAGGAAGCGGCAAGTCCACAATATTAAACCTGATCCCACGCCTTCATGACCCGACAAGTGGTGAAATCCTCATTGACGGATTAAACATTAAAAATTTTAAATTACAACAATTAAGGGACAAAATAAGTTTTACTCCTCAAAAGGCCATTCTTTTCCAAGGAGATGTCAAATCCAACATGAGAATTGGAAAAGCTGATGCAAGTGAAGATGAAATTTCCAAGGCACTGGAACTTGCCCAGGTTGATTTCATTGAAAATCTCTCAGAAGAAGTCACACAAGGAGGGTCAAACTTTTCAGGCGGTCAAAAACAGCGCCTATCAATAGCAAGGGCAATAATTGACCATCATGAATTTTATTTATTCGATGACTGCTTTTCAGCCCTTGACATGAATACAGAAAGAAAGATTAAAAACAATCTCAAGGATTTGAAGGCCTCCTCAATACTCATTGTTTCTCAAAGGATTTCGACAATAATGGATGCCGATGAGATATTGGTAATCGACAATGGCGAAATCGTTGATAGGGGAAATCATGAAAGCCTGATTGAAAGTTCCGACATCTACCGTGAAATCGTAAACATCCAGGTCGACAACATGGAGGCATTATCATGA